One region of Mycolicibacterium rhodesiae NBB3 genomic DNA includes:
- the car gene encoding carboxylic acid reductase produces the protein MSADTREERLARRIADLYENDQQFADARPDTAISRAISEPQQPLAEIIRGAMDGYADRPAVGTRAVDFVTDPQTGRTTVRLLPRFDTITYGELWNRVEALASALATDVDAGDRIAILGFTSVDYTVADLAAFRLGAVSVPLQTSAPVTQLRPIVTETEPTAIASSVDFLDDAVDLVLTGHAPRRLVMFDIHPEVDDHRDALESARARLADAGSSVAIETLADAVTRGGALPSAPTYTPNADALALLIYTSGSTGAPKGAIYTRFLVGQTWRPASWGWNDSPDPFITLSFMPMSHVMGRSGLYATLAHGGTAYFAAKSDLSTLLDDLALVRPTQLTFVPRVWDMLAAEARREIEARLSPAADADTEAQVRAEVRTLMLGNRYLTAMTGSAPLSPDLRAWVEDFLDMHLSDGYGSTEAGGVFHDGKVVRPPVIDYKLVDVPELGYFHTDRPHPRGELLLKTTNMFPGYYKRPEVTAEVFDVEGFYKTGDIVAEIGPDQLQYLDRRNFVLKLSQGEFVTASKIESVFETSPLVRQIYIYGNSARSYLLAVVVPTVEALEALDGEALPKAINESLQDVAKTAGLQSFEIPRDFIVETTPFTLENGLLTGIRKLARPKLKEFYGPRLEELYTEMADGQAAELRELRQNGAQRPVVETISRAAGALLSAATADIGPEAHFTDLGGDSLSALTFANLLKDIFDIDVPVGVIVSPANDIQALADYVETERTGSKRPTFAAVHGPDATAIHAGDLTLDKFLDEQTVAAASSLPGPASEIRTVLLTGATGFLGRYLALEWLERMSLVGGKVICVVRAKDDAAARRRLDATFDSGDPELLEHYHSMAADHLEVLAGDKGDADLGLDAATWQRLADTVDLIVDPAALVNHVLPYDQLFGPNVVGTAELIRIALTTKIKPYIYVSTVGVGDQIDPPAFVEDADVRVMSATRRVNDTYANGYGNSKWAGEVLLREAHDLSGLPVAVFRCDMILAEPRYAGQLNVPDMFTRLMLSLVATGIAPGSFYELDTAGNKQRAHYDGLPVDFIAEAISILGVHHAGAFETYHVMNPYDDGIGLDEYVDWLIEAGYALDRVPDYRQWLQRFETSMRSLPDRQRQASLLPLLHNYQQPSTPMRGSFAPTDRFRAAVQEAKIGPDKDIPHITADIIAKYITDLQLIGLL, from the coding sequence ATGTCCGCTGATACCCGTGAAGAGCGCCTGGCGCGCCGCATCGCCGACTTGTACGAAAACGACCAGCAGTTCGCGGACGCACGACCCGACACCGCCATCTCCAGGGCGATAAGTGAACCCCAGCAGCCCCTCGCCGAAATCATCCGCGGAGCGATGGACGGCTACGCCGACCGTCCCGCGGTCGGCACCCGCGCGGTTGACTTCGTCACCGACCCCCAAACCGGCCGGACGACGGTGCGACTCCTTCCCCGGTTCGACACCATCACATACGGCGAGTTGTGGAACCGCGTCGAAGCTCTGGCAAGCGCACTGGCCACCGACGTAGATGCCGGTGACAGGATCGCCATCCTCGGATTCACCAGTGTCGACTACACCGTGGCTGATCTCGCGGCGTTCCGCCTCGGCGCCGTTTCCGTTCCGCTGCAGACGAGCGCACCGGTGACCCAGCTACGGCCGATCGTGACCGAAACCGAACCCACGGCAATAGCGTCAAGCGTCGATTTCCTCGACGACGCAGTCGATCTCGTCTTGACTGGGCACGCCCCGCGACGACTCGTCATGTTCGATATCCACCCCGAGGTCGACGACCACCGCGACGCGCTCGAGTCGGCCCGCGCACGACTGGCCGACGCAGGCAGCAGTGTCGCCATCGAGACCTTGGCAGACGCCGTCACGCGTGGAGGTGCCCTCCCATCCGCGCCGACCTACACCCCGAACGCCGACGCGCTGGCGCTACTCATCTATACCTCGGGCAGTACAGGGGCACCGAAGGGCGCGATCTACACCCGGTTCCTCGTCGGCCAGACCTGGCGGCCGGCCAGCTGGGGCTGGAACGACAGCCCGGATCCATTCATCACGCTCAGCTTCATGCCGATGAGCCACGTCATGGGGCGCAGCGGCCTTTACGCCACCCTCGCCCACGGCGGCACCGCGTACTTCGCCGCAAAGAGCGATCTGTCCACGCTGCTCGACGATTTGGCCCTGGTGCGGCCGACTCAACTGACGTTCGTGCCCCGCGTGTGGGACATGCTCGCTGCCGAGGCGCGGCGTGAGATCGAGGCCCGACTCTCCCCCGCCGCCGACGCTGACACCGAGGCGCAGGTGCGGGCCGAGGTGCGCACGCTGATGCTCGGGAACCGATATCTCACGGCGATGACCGGGTCCGCTCCGCTGTCCCCGGACCTCAGAGCGTGGGTCGAGGACTTCCTCGACATGCACCTCTCGGACGGGTACGGATCGACCGAGGCCGGCGGAGTGTTCCACGACGGCAAGGTGGTTCGCCCACCGGTGATCGACTACAAGCTCGTCGACGTGCCCGAGTTGGGCTACTTCCACACCGACCGGCCGCACCCCCGTGGCGAATTGCTGCTCAAGACGACCAACATGTTCCCGGGCTACTACAAGCGACCTGAGGTCACCGCCGAGGTGTTCGATGTCGAGGGCTTCTACAAGACCGGCGACATCGTCGCCGAGATCGGGCCGGATCAGTTGCAGTACCTGGACCGTCGCAACTTCGTCCTGAAACTGTCACAAGGCGAGTTCGTGACGGCATCGAAGATCGAGTCGGTGTTCGAGACCAGCCCACTGGTGCGGCAGATCTACATCTATGGCAACAGCGCCCGCTCCTACCTCCTGGCCGTGGTGGTCCCGACCGTCGAAGCGCTCGAAGCGCTAGACGGTGAGGCGCTACCCAAGGCGATCAACGAGTCGCTGCAGGATGTCGCGAAGACCGCGGGACTACAGTCCTTTGAAATTCCACGCGACTTCATCGTCGAGACAACACCTTTCACGCTGGAAAACGGATTGCTGACCGGCATCCGCAAGCTCGCGCGGCCAAAACTCAAGGAGTTCTACGGTCCCCGACTGGAAGAGCTGTACACCGAGATGGCCGACGGTCAGGCCGCAGAACTGCGTGAGCTCCGGCAGAACGGCGCCCAGCGACCGGTGGTCGAGACCATCAGCCGTGCTGCGGGAGCACTTCTGAGTGCCGCGACCGCCGACATCGGTCCCGAGGCTCACTTCACCGATCTCGGTGGCGACTCGCTGTCGGCGTTGACATTCGCGAATCTGCTGAAGGACATCTTCGATATCGATGTTCCGGTAGGCGTGATCGTCAGCCCGGCCAACGACATCCAGGCGCTCGCCGACTACGTCGAGACCGAACGCACAGGCAGTAAGCGGCCGACATTCGCCGCCGTTCACGGCCCCGATGCAACCGCAATCCATGCCGGTGATCTGACGCTGGACAAGTTCCTCGATGAGCAGACGGTGGCGGCTGCATCGTCGCTACCTGGCCCGGCGTCGGAGATCCGTACGGTATTGCTTACTGGCGCAACCGGATTCCTCGGTCGCTATTTGGCGCTCGAATGGCTCGAGCGGATGTCACTGGTCGGCGGCAAGGTGATCTGCGTGGTGCGCGCCAAGGACGATGCGGCAGCCCGCCGGCGTCTCGACGCCACCTTCGACAGCGGTGATCCCGAGTTGCTCGAGCACTACCACAGCATGGCCGCCGACCACCTCGAGGTGCTGGCGGGCGACAAGGGCGACGCGGATCTCGGGCTCGACGCAGCGACCTGGCAGCGGCTGGCCGACACCGTCGACCTGATCGTGGATCCCGCCGCCCTGGTCAACCACGTGCTTCCCTACGACCAGTTGTTCGGCCCCAATGTCGTGGGTACCGCGGAGCTGATCCGGATCGCACTGACCACGAAGATCAAACCGTACATCTATGTGTCGACAGTTGGTGTGGGCGACCAGATCGATCCGCCCGCCTTCGTCGAGGATGCCGATGTGCGCGTGATGAGCGCGACGCGTCGGGTAAACGACACCTACGCCAATGGCTACGGCAACAGCAAGTGGGCCGGCGAGGTGCTACTGCGCGAAGCTCACGATCTCAGTGGTCTGCCGGTCGCTGTCTTCCGGTGCGACATGATCCTTGCGGAGCCCAGGTACGCCGGGCAACTAAACGTGCCCGACATGTTCACCCGACTCATGCTGAGCCTGGTGGCCACCGGAATCGCGCCCGGGTCGTTCTACGAACTGGATACCGCGGGCAACAAGCAGCGCGCCCACTACGACGGTCTGCCAGTCGATTTCATCGCCGAAGCGATCTCGATCCTTGGCGTGCACCACGCGGGAGCGTTCGAGACCTACCACGTGATGAACCCCTACGACGACGGGATCGGGCTCGACGAGTACGTCGACTGGTTGATCGAGGCCGGCTATGCGCTCGACCGGGTGCCCGACTATCGGCAGTGGCTGCAGCGGTTCGAGACCAGCATGCGGTCCCTACCGGACCGGCAGCGTCAGGCATCGCTGTTGCCGCTGCTCCACAATTATCAGCAGCCCTCGACGCCCATGCGCGGGTCGTTCGCACCGACCGACCGATTCCGCGCCGCGGTACAGGAAGCGAAAATCGGCCCAGACAAGGACATTCCGCATATCACAGCCGACATCATCGCCAAGTACATCACCGACCTGCAGTTGATCGGCCTGCTGTAG
- a CDS encoding DUF1304 domain-containing protein — MGFAGLFFAGLAALLHVYIWVMESLTWTSARTRATFGITEDEALATKEMAFNQGFYNLFLAIVTVTGIVIGGIGYNYVGLALVFAGTGSMLAAALVLLISSPDKARAAITQGILPLIAIVLLVVGLVI, encoded by the coding sequence ATGGGATTCGCGGGACTTTTCTTCGCCGGCCTGGCCGCTCTGCTGCACGTCTACATCTGGGTGATGGAGTCTCTGACGTGGACCTCAGCCCGTACCAGGGCCACCTTCGGCATCACCGAGGACGAGGCGCTGGCCACCAAGGAAATGGCCTTCAATCAGGGGTTCTACAACCTGTTTCTGGCCATCGTCACCGTGACCGGCATCGTCATCGGCGGAATCGGTTACAACTACGTCGGCCTCGCACTCGTCTTCGCCGGCACGGGGTCGATGCTCGCTGCGGCGCTAGTGCTGCTGATCTCCTCGCCCGATAAGGCTCGCGCAGCAATCACCCAGGGAATCCTGCCGTTGATCGCCATCGTGCTCCTGGTCGTCGGGCTGGTGATATAG
- the ruvB gene encoding Holliday junction branch migration DNA helicase RuvB — MNRFEDEAPEDREVTPALTVGEGDIDASLRPRSLGEFIGQPRVREQLQLVLEGAKNRGGTPDHILLSGPPGLGKTSLAMIIAAELGTSLRVTSGPALERAGDLAAMLSNLVEHDVLFIDEIHRIARPAEEMLYLAMEDFRVDVVVGKGPGATSIPLEVAPFTLVGATTRSGALTGPLRDRFGFTAHMDFYEPAELERVLTRSAGILGIELQSDAGAEVARRSRGTPRIANRLLRRVRDFAEVRADGVITRDIAKSALAVYDVDELGLDRLDRAVLSALTRSFGGGPVGVSTLAVAVGEEATTVEEVCEPFLVRAGMIARTPRGRVATAAAWTHLGMTPPAGATGFGQPGLFE, encoded by the coding sequence ATGAACCGGTTCGAGGACGAGGCGCCCGAGGACCGCGAGGTCACCCCGGCGCTGACCGTCGGCGAGGGGGACATCGACGCCAGCCTCCGGCCGCGGTCGCTGGGGGAGTTCATTGGTCAACCCCGCGTTCGCGAGCAGCTGCAACTGGTTCTCGAGGGCGCCAAGAACCGCGGTGGCACACCGGATCACATCCTGTTGTCCGGGCCGCCGGGCCTCGGCAAGACGTCGCTGGCGATGATCATCGCCGCCGAACTGGGCACCTCGCTGCGGGTCACATCAGGGCCCGCGCTGGAACGTGCAGGCGATCTCGCGGCGATGCTGTCGAATCTCGTCGAACACGATGTGCTGTTCATCGACGAGATCCACCGCATCGCCCGGCCCGCCGAGGAAATGCTCTACCTCGCGATGGAGGACTTCCGCGTCGACGTCGTCGTGGGCAAGGGTCCGGGCGCGACGTCGATTCCGCTCGAGGTCGCCCCGTTCACTCTCGTCGGCGCCACCACCCGATCCGGGGCGCTGACGGGCCCGTTGCGCGACAGGTTCGGCTTCACCGCCCATATGGACTTCTACGAGCCGGCCGAACTGGAACGGGTGCTGACCCGCTCGGCCGGCATCCTGGGCATCGAGCTGCAGAGCGACGCCGGAGCCGAGGTCGCCCGCCGCTCGCGGGGCACGCCACGGATCGCCAACCGGCTGTTGCGCCGCGTGCGCGACTTCGCCGAGGTGCGCGCCGACGGTGTCATCACCCGCGATATCGCCAAGTCTGCGCTGGCGGTCTACGACGTCGACGAGCTCGGGTTGGACCGGCTCGACCGTGCCGTATTGTCAGCGCTCACACGCAGTTTCGGCGGCGGACCCGTCGGGGTGTCCACCCTGGCTGTCGCTGTCGGCGAAGAAGCCACCACCGTCGAGGAAGTGTGCGAGCCTTTCCTGGTGCGTGCCGGAATGATCGCGCGCACGCCGCGCGGACGCGTCGCCACAGCTGCGGCCTGGACCCACCTCGGTATGACGCCACCGGCCGGAGCCACGGGGTTCGGACAGCCCGGCTTGTTCGAGTAG
- the ruvA gene encoding Holliday junction branch migration protein RuvA encodes MIASVRGEVLDIALDHVVIEAAGVGYKVMATPSTLASLHRGNEARLITAMIVREDSMTLYGFSDADARNLFLTLLAVSGIGPSIALGALAMYDGPTLRRAIADGDITALTRIPKVGKKTAELMALSLRDKMVATPSGGAVFSGHSVRGPVVEALVGLGFALKQAEEATDKVLANEPEATQTTALRSALSMLGKK; translated from the coding sequence ATGATCGCATCCGTTCGCGGCGAAGTTCTCGACATCGCCCTCGACCACGTCGTCATCGAGGCCGCAGGTGTCGGATACAAGGTGATGGCGACCCCGTCCACACTGGCGTCGCTGCACCGCGGCAACGAGGCCCGGCTCATCACCGCGATGATCGTGCGCGAGGATTCGATGACGCTGTACGGCTTTTCGGACGCCGACGCCCGCAATCTCTTCCTCACGCTCCTCGCGGTGTCCGGGATCGGACCGAGCATCGCGCTCGGTGCGTTGGCGATGTACGACGGGCCGACGCTTCGGCGCGCGATCGCCGACGGCGACATCACCGCGCTGACCCGGATTCCGAAGGTCGGCAAGAAGACCGCCGAGCTGATGGCGTTGAGCCTGCGCGACAAGATGGTTGCCACACCGTCCGGTGGCGCCGTGTTCAGTGGGCATTCCGTGCGCGGCCCCGTGGTGGAAGCGCTTGTCGGCCTTGGCTTTGCGCTCAAACAGGCCGAAGAGGCCACCGACAAAGTGCTCGCCAACGAACCCGAGGCCACTCAGACGACGGCGTTGCGCTCGGCCCTGTCCATGCTCGGTAAGAAATGA
- the ruvC gene encoding crossover junction endodeoxyribonuclease RuvC: protein MRVMGVDPGLTRCGLSVIEGGTGRQVIALDVDVVRTPSDEPLHRRLLTISDAVEYWMDTHRPDVIAIERVFANQNANTAMGTAQAGGVIALAAAKRNIDVHFHTPSEVKAAVTGNGRADKTQVTTMVTKILALQAKPTPADAADALALAICHCWRAPMIARMAAAEAMAAEQKRKYQATIKAKAKAAR, encoded by the coding sequence GTGCGGGTGATGGGTGTCGACCCCGGGTTGACGCGGTGCGGGCTGTCCGTCATCGAGGGTGGCACCGGACGGCAGGTCATCGCGCTGGACGTCGACGTGGTCCGGACGCCGTCCGATGAGCCGCTGCACCGCAGGCTGCTCACGATCAGCGACGCGGTCGAGTACTGGATGGACACCCATCGTCCCGACGTGATCGCCATCGAGCGGGTGTTCGCCAATCAGAATGCGAACACGGCGATGGGTACCGCGCAGGCCGGCGGTGTCATCGCACTCGCGGCCGCCAAGCGCAACATCGACGTGCATTTCCACACTCCCAGCGAGGTCAAGGCCGCTGTCACGGGTAACGGTCGGGCCGACAAGACGCAGGTAACGACGATGGTCACCAAAATTCTTGCGTTACAGGCGAAGCCGACGCCCGCCGATGCGGCGGACGCGCTGGCCCTTGCGATCTGTCACTGTTGGCGGGCGCCGATGATCGCGCGCATGGCGGCCGCCGAGGCAATGGCCGCCGAGCAAAAACGCAAGTACCAGGCCACGATCAAGGCGAAAGCGAAGGCGGCACGATGA
- a CDS encoding mechanosensitive ion channel family protein: protein MPDDTELETATNLAVTLAWAAGAMTAALLLGVLLTWALGRIGRRSAMLCDVAELTRMPVRATLMVVAATISVQRTSDPADSWRRLVDHSLLILLIVGVTWLLTSLVRVAERRMIARFGGGGEEISDADRRWRRVRTQVTVLRRLAIAVVVIFGGAAILMTFPAFSDIGTTVFASAGVLSVVAGLAAQTSLGAVFAGMQIAFSGAIRVGDVVQLENGQWWGRVEEITLSYVVVRLWDERRLVLPSTYFTTEPFENWTRSDTEIMGSVEFDVDFSVPFHDMRAELDRLLVNSELWDGRKGVLQVTDAVGGVVRVRIVVSAPNAGALFDLRCAVREGMVNWVNSRRVLPIQRLENADFTPESTAPSAPSRTTDETPRAAEGMFSGSPEAEKRARAFDEHADYEDDYVSSSNGSR from the coding sequence ATGCCCGACGACACCGAACTGGAAACCGCAACGAATCTCGCCGTTACGCTGGCGTGGGCCGCCGGTGCCATGACCGCCGCGTTACTGCTGGGCGTCTTGCTGACCTGGGCGCTGGGTCGCATCGGTCGGCGTAGCGCCATGCTCTGCGACGTCGCCGAGCTCACGCGTATGCCGGTGCGGGCCACATTGATGGTCGTCGCTGCGACCATCTCGGTGCAACGGACGTCGGACCCGGCCGATTCGTGGCGCAGACTGGTCGATCACTCGCTGCTGATCCTGCTGATCGTGGGCGTGACCTGGCTGCTCACCAGCCTGGTTCGAGTCGCCGAGCGGCGCATGATCGCCCGCTTCGGGGGTGGCGGCGAGGAAATCTCTGATGCGGATCGCCGCTGGCGGCGGGTCCGGACACAGGTCACCGTCCTGCGCCGGCTCGCGATCGCCGTCGTCGTGATCTTCGGCGGTGCCGCGATCCTGATGACCTTCCCGGCGTTCTCCGACATCGGAACGACGGTGTTCGCCTCGGCCGGAGTGCTCTCTGTGGTCGCCGGCCTGGCCGCGCAGACCTCGCTCGGCGCGGTGTTCGCGGGTATGCAGATCGCGTTCTCCGGCGCCATCCGCGTCGGCGACGTGGTGCAACTCGAAAACGGCCAGTGGTGGGGCCGCGTCGAGGAGATCACGCTGAGCTACGTCGTGGTCCGACTCTGGGACGAGCGTCGACTCGTGCTCCCGTCCACCTATTTCACGACGGAGCCGTTCGAGAACTGGACCCGCAGCGACACCGAGATCATGGGCAGCGTCGAGTTCGACGTCGACTTCTCCGTCCCGTTCCACGACATGCGCGCGGAGTTGGACCGACTGCTGGTCAACAGTGAATTGTGGGACGGCCGCAAGGGCGTCCTACAGGTGACCGATGCCGTCGGCGGTGTGGTCCGGGTCCGGATCGTGGTCAGTGCCCCCAATGCCGGAGCACTGTTCGACCTGCGGTGTGCGGTCCGTGAGGGCATGGTCAATTGGGTCAACAGCAGGCGTGTGCTCCCGATCCAGCGACTGGAGAACGCCGACTTCACGCCCGAATCGACTGCGCCCAGTGCGCCGAGCAGGACGACCGACGAAACTCCGCGGGCCGCCGAGGGCATGTTCTCCGGCAGCCCTGAGGCCGAGAAGCGCGCGCGGGCGTTCGACGAGCACGCCGACTATGAGGACGACTACGTCAGCTCGTCCAACGGGAGCCGCTGA
- a CDS encoding YebC/PmpR family DNA-binding transcriptional regulator — MSGHSKWATTKHKKAVIDARRGKNFAKLIKNVEVAARVGGGDPAGNPTLYDAIQKAKKSSVPNDNIERARKRGAGEEAGGADYQNITYEGYGPNGVAVLIECLTDNRNRAAGEVRVAMTRNGGNMADPGSVAYLFSRKGLVTLEKNGLTEDDVLTAVLEAGAEEINDLDDSFEIICEPTDLVAVRTALQDAGIDYESAEASFQPSVSVPVDLEGARKVLKLVDALEDSDDVQDVFTNMDIPDDVAAKLDEE; from the coding sequence ATGAGCGGCCATTCCAAGTGGGCGACCACAAAGCACAAAAAGGCCGTCATCGACGCACGCCGCGGCAAGAACTTCGCGAAGCTGATCAAGAACGTCGAGGTGGCCGCGCGGGTCGGCGGCGGCGACCCCGCCGGCAATCCGACGCTCTACGACGCGATCCAGAAGGCGAAGAAGTCGTCGGTACCCAACGACAACATCGAGCGCGCCCGCAAACGCGGCGCCGGTGAAGAAGCCGGCGGTGCCGACTACCAGAACATCACCTATGAGGGCTACGGGCCCAACGGCGTGGCAGTGCTGATCGAGTGCCTCACCGACAACCGCAACCGCGCTGCCGGCGAGGTGCGCGTCGCGATGACCCGCAACGGCGGCAACATGGCCGATCCTGGTTCGGTGGCCTACCTCTTCTCGCGCAAGGGGCTGGTCACTTTGGAGAAGAACGGGCTGACCGAGGACGACGTCCTGACCGCTGTCCTCGAAGCGGGCGCCGAGGAGATCAACGATCTCGACGACAGTTTCGAGATTATCTGCGAACCGACCGATCTCGTGGCGGTCCGCACCGCGCTGCAGGATGCCGGCATCGACTACGAGTCGGCGGAGGCGAGCTTTCAGCCCTCGGTGTCGGTGCCGGTCGACCTCGAGGGCGCACGCAAGGTGCTCAAGCTGGTCGATGCGCTCGAAGACAGCGACGACGTCCAGGACGTCTTCACCAACATGGACATCCCGGACGACGTCGCCGCGAAACTCGACGAGGAGTAG
- a CDS encoding TetR family transcriptional regulator — protein MPKNNAPGPRDERGVLSARILAAARDEFAQHGWAGTTIRAVARTADVDPALVYHYFGSKEALLDASTNPPQRWLESVAKTWTTPVEQLGEALLRLMLGAWADEEIGPVLRAVLLTAAHDETTREKLRRVVESSLMGVSQLGADERDRLVRSGLISSQIMGLAMMRFVWKIQPVASMTDDGLVAAIAPNLQHYIQGDLT, from the coding sequence GTGCCGAAGAACAACGCGCCGGGACCCCGCGACGAGCGAGGCGTGTTGTCCGCGCGCATTCTCGCGGCCGCACGCGACGAGTTCGCCCAGCACGGCTGGGCGGGCACCACCATCAGGGCGGTTGCACGCACGGCTGATGTCGATCCGGCACTCGTCTACCACTACTTCGGATCCAAAGAGGCCCTGCTCGACGCGTCGACCAATCCGCCGCAGCGCTGGCTGGAGAGTGTCGCCAAGACCTGGACGACGCCAGTCGAGCAACTGGGCGAGGCCCTATTGCGGTTGATGCTGGGCGCCTGGGCCGACGAGGAGATCGGCCCGGTGTTGCGCGCAGTTCTACTGACCGCTGCCCATGACGAGACGACGCGCGAGAAGCTGCGCAGGGTGGTCGAGAGCAGCCTCATGGGGGTTTCACAGCTCGGCGCCGACGAGCGGGATCGCCTCGTGCGCAGCGGTCTGATCTCGTCGCAGATCATGGGCTTGGCGATGATGCGTTTCGTCTGGAAGATCCAACCGGTCGCGTCCATGACCGATGACGGACTGGTCGCCGCGATCGCGCCGAACCTGCAGCACTACATCCAGGGGGACCTGACATGA
- a CDS encoding CocE/NonD family hydrolase, translating to MKAERTLNGPQTTGRDYRNLSRPRFSIRSDDNIHVPMRDGVSLLADVHRPDADGRYPALIAASPYPRQMQDFGAPAGFIEAGATDFWVTRGYVHVIANVRGTSGSEGTFAFFDPQEREDMYDLVEWAAAQPWCDGNVGMIGISYFAMTQLEAAVEKPPHLKAIFPVAVTADLYDAATHHGLASTSFITPFLSMMGLTSDRSDEFWRHNPFIVTARKILNAPPVHRRFATMNGEAAVTMMHGLLRLPHNPHPWDDLWFDTVVKHPMRDDWWEARNLLPLLKNIDIPVYLGCDWENVPLHLPSTFTAWEALADNPNVRMALLGRFGLTWPWESLHHEALAWYDHWLKGFDTGIMDGPPIRYVLPGADGWHTADEWPPAATTLSTFALRADGTLGADEGSPGSREYLTLGGGLNRAKPSPIDPPSLLSWTTAPLTESIDMVGDIELRLVASATAPDTAWMATLEHIAADGTATEVTAGWLRASLREVDETVSRIGAPVLPCRRFAAVPVGEDVEYRIPLVPNARRFAVGDRIRLTLTSDDQDPRTPAIMNFRHASVDSSSLNTVRSSSRLLLPVQPLT from the coding sequence ATGAAAGCCGAGCGCACTCTCAACGGCCCGCAGACCACAGGCCGCGACTACCGGAACCTCAGCCGGCCACGGTTCTCGATCCGCAGCGACGACAACATCCACGTGCCGATGCGCGACGGCGTCTCCCTGCTTGCCGACGTGCACCGACCCGACGCGGACGGCAGATACCCCGCGCTGATCGCCGCGTCGCCGTATCCGAGGCAGATGCAGGACTTCGGCGCTCCGGCCGGGTTCATCGAGGCGGGCGCCACCGATTTCTGGGTGACGCGCGGATACGTCCATGTGATCGCCAACGTCCGGGGCACAAGCGGCTCAGAGGGCACGTTCGCGTTCTTCGACCCGCAGGAGCGCGAGGACATGTACGACCTCGTCGAGTGGGCTGCCGCTCAGCCGTGGTGCGACGGCAACGTCGGAATGATCGGCATCAGCTACTTCGCGATGACCCAGCTCGAAGCGGCGGTCGAGAAGCCACCGCATCTGAAGGCGATCTTTCCCGTGGCGGTGACCGCCGATCTCTACGACGCCGCGACACACCACGGGCTGGCCAGTACGTCGTTCATCACACCGTTCCTGTCGATGATGGGCCTGACGTCGGATCGCAGCGACGAGTTCTGGCGCCACAACCCCTTCATCGTGACGGCCCGCAAGATCCTCAACGCGCCGCCGGTACATCGCAGGTTCGCGACCATGAACGGCGAGGCGGCGGTCACGATGATGCATGGGCTACTGCGACTGCCGCACAATCCGCATCCCTGGGATGACCTGTGGTTCGACACCGTCGTCAAGCATCCGATGCGCGACGACTGGTGGGAGGCGCGAAACCTGTTGCCTCTCCTCAAGAACATCGACATACCCGTGTACCTGGGCTGCGACTGGGAGAACGTGCCACTGCACCTACCGTCGACCTTCACGGCGTGGGAAGCGCTGGCGGACAACCCGAATGTCCGCATGGCGCTGCTGGGCCGGTTCGGCCTCACCTGGCCCTGGGAAAGCCTTCATCACGAGGCGCTGGCATGGTATGACCACTGGCTCAAGGGTTTCGACACCGGCATCATGGACGGTCCGCCGATACGGTACGTGCTGCCCGGGGCCGACGGTTGGCACACCGCTGACGAATGGCCACCCGCGGCAACCACTCTCAGCACATTCGCGTTGCGCGCCGACGGCACTCTCGGCGCCGATGAGGGCTCACCGGGAAGCCGCGAATATCTCACGCTGGGTGGCGGCCTCAACCGCGCAAAGCCCAGCCCCATCGACCCACCGTCGCTGCTCTCGTGGACCACTGCGCCGCTGACCGAGAGCATCGACATGGTCGGCGACATCGAGCTGCGCCTCGTCGCCTCGGCTACGGCACCCGACACGGCGTGGATGGCGACACTCGAGCACATCGCCGCCGATGGCACCGCCACCGAGGTGACCGCAGGTTGGTTGAGAGCGAGCCTGCGCGAGGTCGACGAGACCGTGAGCCGGATCGGAGCACCCGTACTGCCGTGCCGCAGGTTCGCGGCCGTGCCCGTCGGCGAAGACGTCGAGTATCGAATCCCACTGGTCCCCAATGCGCGGCGCTTCGCCGTCGGCGATCGCATTCGGCTCACCCTCACGAGCGACGACCAGGATCCCAGGACACCCGCGATCATGAACTTCCGACACGCAAGTGTCGACAGCAGCAGCCTGAACACGGTGCGGTCGTCGTCTCGGCTGTTGCTACCGGTTCAGCCCCTGACGTGA